One Coffea arabica cultivar ET-39 chromosome 5e, Coffea Arabica ET-39 HiFi, whole genome shotgun sequence DNA segment encodes these proteins:
- the LOC113722669 gene encoding pentatricopeptide repeat-containing protein At4g21065-like has translation MPPQVQHSTSSDLPHTSPSNTSFLPDLTSSEKATIFEENPKPYVLKKCIALLLSCATTSRYKLRQVHAFSIRHGVALSSPDMGKHLIFTLVSLAGPMSYAQKIFSQIQNPNIFTWNTMIRGYAESENPSPAVGIHRQMRVDSVQPDTHTYPFLLKAIAKMIAVREGERVHCIAMKNGFESLVFVQNALVHFYGACGRAESALKLFEKMSEKKNLVAWNTLINGYAMNSRPNEALTLYRELGLEGVKPDGFTLVSLLTACAELGALALGGRAHVYMLKVGLDKNLHVANALLDFYAKCGKIREAERVFDEMEEKSVVSWTALIVGLAVNGFGERAIELFKKLEEEGLVPSEITFVGLLYACSHCGMVDEGFAYFERMKKEFGIVPKIEHYGCMVDLLSRAGLVKQAYEYMQKMPLPPNAVIWRTLLGACSIHGHLNLGELARDQLRILEPKHCGDYVLLSNLYASERRWGDAHKIRRTMLKEGVKKVPGHSLVELGNSIHEFVMGDRSHPQTEEIYAMLAEMTRLLILEGYVPHTVNVLADIEDEEKETALSYHSEKIAIAFMLISTPPRTPIRVVKNLRICADCHLAIKLVSKVFEREIVVRDRSRFHHFRDGTCSCRDYW, from the coding sequence ATGCCCCCACAAGTGCAACATTCTACATCATCAGACCTTCCTCACACCAGCCCGAGTAATACCAGCTTCTTACCAGACCTCACATCTTCTGAAAAAGCAACAATTTTCGAAGAAAATCCAAAGCCATACGTACTCAAGAAATGCATAGCACTTCTACTCTCATGTGCCACCACTTCGCGATACAAACTTCGCCAAGTTCATGCCTTCTCAATCAGACATGGGGTGGCTTTGAGCAGCCCAGACATGGGCAAGCACTTGATCTTCACCCTTGTTTCCCTTGCAGGACCTATGTCCTATGCTCAGAAAATCTTCAGTCAAATCCAAAACCCGAATATATTCACTTGGAACACGATGATTAGAGGCTATGCTGAGAGTGAAAACCCGAGTCCAGCTGTTGGGATACACCGCCAAATGCGTGTGGATTCTGTGCAGCCGGATACTCACACGTACCCCTTTTTGTTGAAAGCCATTGCAAAGATGATTGCTGTGAGAGAAGGCGAGAGAGTTCATTGCATTGCCATGAAAAATGGGTTTGAGTCGTTGGTATTTGTTCAGAATGCTTTGGTGCATTTCTATGGTGCCTGTGGCCGAGCCGAGAGTGCACTTAAGCTGTTTGAGAAAATGTCTGAGAAGAAAAATCTTGTGGCTTGGAATACTTTGATTAATGGGTATGCTATGAATAGTAGGCCTAATGAAGCATTGACCCTTTATAGGGAATTGGGGTTGGAGGGTGTTAAACCTGATGGTTTCACTTTGGTCAGTTTGTTGACTGCTTGTGCTGAGCTAGGGGCTTTAGCTTTGGGTGGGAGGGCTCATGTGTACATGTTGAAAGTTGGGTTGGATAAGAACTTGCATGTGGCAAATGCTTTATTGGATTTTTATGCAAAATGTGGGAAGATTAGGGAGGCAGAAAGGGTGTTTGATGAGATGGAGGAAAAGAGTGTGGTTTCTTGGACTGCTTTGATTGTTGGGTTGGCTGTCAATGGTTTTGGTGAAAGGGCAATTGAGCTTTTCAAGAAGTTAGAGGAAGAAGGCTTGGTGCCTAGTGAGATTACTTTTGTTGGCCTGTTGTATGCTTGCAGTCATTGTGGGATGGTAGACGAAGGTTTTGCTTATTTCGAGAGGATGAAAAAGGAGTTTGGAATTGTGCCTAAGATTGAACACTATGGTTGCATGGTTGATTTGTTGAGTAGAGCTGGATTGGTAAAACAAGCTTATGAGTATATGCAGAAAATGCCTCTGCCACCCAATGCTGTGATTTGGAGGACTTTGCTAGGTGCTTGCTCAATACACGGGCATTTGAATTTGGGAGAGCTTGCCAGAGATCAACTTAGGATTTTAGAGCCTAAACATTGTGGGGATTATGTGCTCCTGTCAAATCTTTATGCATCTGAGAGACGTTGGGGTGATGCTCATAAAATAAGGAGGACAATGCTTAAAGAAGGTGTTAAGAAAGTGCCAGGGCATAGTCTTGTTGAGCTGGGGAATTCCATACACGAATTTGTCATGGGAGACAGGTCCCATCCTCAAACTGAAGAGATTTATGCTATGCTCGCAGAGATGACTAGGTTATTGATATTGGAGGGTTATGTGCCTCATACAGTGAATGTGCTTGCTGACATAGAGGATGAGGAGAAGGAGACTGCTCTTTCTTACCATAGCGAGAAGATTGCAATTGCATTCATGTTAATCAGTACACCACCAAGAACCCCAATTAGAGTGGTCAAAAACCTGCGGATTTGTGCTGATTGCCACCTCGCAATTAAACTAGTGTCAAAGGTTTTTGAACGGGAAATTGTTGTGAGAGATCGTAGTAGATTCCACCATTTTAGAGATGGAACCTGTTCTTGTAGAGATTATTGGTAG